A region of the Anolis sagrei isolate rAnoSag1 chromosome 4, rAnoSag1.mat, whole genome shotgun sequence genome:
CTGAGCATTAGTACTGGTTTGCAGTTGGAGTCTTCAGTTGTTTGCACATCGGTGGTAATCTacatttgattttgttttattttttcagcTGAAGTGTGGGAACTGTGGTGAAGTTTCAGAAAAATGGCAATATCTACGACTAATGGTCAGTCTCAAAATGAGAATATAGGAATACATTTATGATCTGTGTGAAAATTAAATGACTGTGTTAGGGTTGGGATATTTGTTTACACACACCATCAAACAGCATCATTTACATTTGCTTCCATCTGGATGATACCTTATATTTGTTTTCAGGGAAAGATTATACACTTGCACCATTTATAATGTCTGCAAAAGTAAAATTTAAAAGTAAAATTTAAAAGTAaaattcagagcttggaaagtttttTGGATTGCATGTTCCAGATCCATCTGTCAGATGGTGAGGCATTGATTGTATAGTTCAAGCAGGGATTTGCTATTATGAGCTAAGGCATGCAATTGATAGGTAAATgctatacagttggccctccctagccacagattctgcatccatgaattGCACCATCAGTGGCTTAAAAATATCCCTTTACCTCCcttatcattttttttccaaaaccttggttttgccattttaaacaAGGAACACTATTTTgctacatcattgtatataatggaacttgagcaacAACAGATTTGCGGGGACCAAGAACCAAAAAACAGTGGATACCTCATCTGTTTGCTTAGAAATCACTGCATGTAATAGGATTtattctcaaataaataaataaataaataaataaataaaaaatgcagtCTTAGAAATGATTCCATTGTCATTTTTAGAGGCCAGCTTTGTGGTGTGTCAGATATTTTAGCCTACAGCATCCCCATTATGACTAAGGATTGGGGAGAAAAACACTTGAAGAGGTCTAAGCTcgtgaaaatgattttttttttttttgctgtacaAATCTTTTGCCACCATATCCAATGGTGATACCATTTTCTCTTCCTGGTTGTTGTTGAGCTTTGGAATAGGGAGCAGTATAGTAAATGTTCAGTGCTTCTCTCACACATATACACTCGAGCTACTTACAGCTGGCTGTCTGTAGCCCTAAACAAAATTTTCAACATGTTGAAGCCTGCTGTACTCATATATATGGAGATTAAAATATTACTTAGTTTCAGGGAGTTTATGGTTATATACACATTAGTATATGAAATATACTGGTGAATGGCATGGAAAATTTGGCTGTTTGCTGATTGATATTTTTTCTGCATAAGATAACTCAGAGCAAGGTTTTCTCTAATCATCCTTTGGGCAGCAAAGTCCCATAGCTCGGAGCTGGACTGGCTTATTGACAAAAGGATTATTGGATGTGAGTGTGAGCATCTGCTCCCTTGCATTCATAGTCAGTGGTTTAGCACTGctatctttttcatttttttctccaaacCCATTAAATTTGTGACTGTACAGTCATAGTGTCTTGACTTCCTTGTACACAGTCATTCAGTGAAATGGTTGTCATTATCTTTAGTTTGGCCTGCTATAATTGGTAAAatgtgaactttttttttttaaaaaaaagctttttgGAAGAAATAATTGACTATTTATTGTAAGAACAGATTTTACCTGCAGTGAAGGGCAATTCTCTCAGTTGTGATCCGTGAGCTCTTCTTAAAGAAATAATCTATATATGTATAACATTTTAGTCTTAAATAAAATAGGGTTTCAATTACAGCACTAGACTTTTTTTTTCTAAGGATAAGTACTCTTCCCTTCAAAATATTCTTTAGGACAGCCATCCTCTCAAAGGAGGCCGGGGGAGTGCCACAATGGTGCAGAAATGCAAGCTGTGTTCCCGAGAAAACTCCATAGGTAGGCTGGATTCTGTTTATGCTTCTGCAAGTTAAAATACAACTGATTATTTtcagtttagggcagagccttacATTTTAAATGTGATTTCATTATTAGAGACTCACTACAGATTTCTCAATGGTTGCACCAAAATTAAATAATGCTTTGCCCATTAAATGCTAGCGGTGCTCTCAGTTGCTGCTTTTTGCCTACTGAAGACCATTTTATTCCACAGGTTTTGTTGGATAGGAAGATAATCTCATATGTTGGGTTTCATCACTTAGCCTCTCTGATTTCATTATGTTCTTGTTGTGATATCTTAATGTTTAAAATACTGGAGCATAACTTCTGCTTGAGAAagcaggttttgtgtgtgtgtgtgtttcaggagcaacttgagaaactgcaagtcacttctgatatgaaAGAACTGGCCATCTATaaagacgttgcctaggggacgtcTGGATTtatgatgttttagcatcctatgggaagcctcccatgtccCCTTacgggaagctagagctgagacaggagctcatcccgctccctggattcaaacctaatCCCTGCCCCAAGAGAAATATACCATAAtccttggaaagagagataaATAGTACTGTTCATTTTTCTTGTAATTTATCGATCATCCTATGGGTTTTTACTCTTCTTTATTAAAAAGTGAGAAACCCCATTTATAAACCAATTCATCTAGGGATTTATATTCTAATTGCACTGAACTTATTTAAATGTAAGTATCATggaactttttttcatgtcaggaaactgcaagtcacttttggtgtgagcgaattggtcgactgcaaggatgttgcccaggggatgccgggatttttaatgttttaccatccatgtgggaggcttctctcatgttcccgcatggggagctggagctgacagagggagctcaacccgctctcctcggattcgaactacagtcctgccagcacatgggtttaacacattgcaccaccaCGGGCACCATCACTGAATCAATATGTGTATTACATTGataattttaaaatacaggtGATCTTTATTgctcttttatattttgttttcagaTATTTTGAGTCATACAATGAAACCTTACAATGTAAGTTAAATTCCTTCTATtgttatgggttatatggcaagtTTAATGATTTTTATATCTGAGAATGTTTAAAAGCCATAATCCAGTTAGATCGTACACCAGCAGAAATCCTTCAGCCAGTTTTGGAGGAAACATATTTCCTTTTCCCCACAACACTCCCCTCCCCATGCCTCCAGAGCAGACTTCTAAGTGGTTTGGATAGCTATTTGTTCTCCCTCCTTACTCTCTGTGTAATACATATTTTCTTCTACCTTTTAAATTTTGCAGTTGAACAGCTAACTACTGTTTTGGTTTAATTCCAGGCTGAAGACAATGAGACATTTAAGACAATAGTGGAGTTTGAATGCCGTGGCCTTGAACCAGTTGACTTTCAACCACAGGCAAGTTCTTCAGTTTTCAGAGCATCTTTCTATTAGACCTAAATTAATATACAAAGGTTattcggaaagtaaggttacaaggcgcgtagctcttgtggggaattttctcggggaaagttggtatcactgccatgtagcagcaagccagtggaagcgaacgagcagtgccagtcatcagtagctcattgactggcattgtggtgaaggttagagattagCGTCcttattccatttccctccaagtgcgaagttcacactgtaatacgctacctaaatgctaagggcatgaacgtcgctgcgattcatcacaaaatcgtttcagtttatggagaggacgtaatgtcaatgtagcatgtgacaaaatggatatGGAATATGTTGTGAGACCATGCAGAAACTTCACAGAAACAAACGTCATGGGATACTGATGGCAGGAGTTTGTGCATGTCCttacaccactcatgcaacacaagagttgttgtcTTCATTTGGtttggatgttttaagccacccctctcaaaGCTCCGATCTTACACCCAGTGACtaccatctgttcactaaattgaaagaacaccttggtggaaaacacttttcccgactgacgaggtgaaaatcgaagtgacgaactggctgaaaaaggcagagggaaacttttatgacacaggcatcaaaaactcatcccatggatgacaaaatgtattgaactgaatcgtgtttatgtggaaaaataatgtaatacctatgctacaatccatataAGTTTACTTTTTGAATAACCCTCGTATCTTTGGCACCACTTTCTGTTTTGGGACAATATTGAGTGAGGAAGACAACTCAAGAGGGTTATGGTGGTGTTACTGCATGTGTACATGATTTGAGTTTTGACTACAGCCTTGTGGTTACATAGTACCCCAAGTATACATTTGCACCTTGCAAAGGGCATGAAAAATATGAATTTTGTTAAGACTAAGTTAAACTAGAATGACAACAGGGGAATTCACATACTATTGTTGATACCGATTCAACTTAATCCTAGTTTAAACTACAGATCTTGGGACTTCAGTGTCCATAATTCTCTTCCATTCTTCTGGTTTGTTTCTTACGAcaatcttcttttttcttcctcttgttcttttcaaactccttttcttcttttgtcaTATGGATATCTCTTCaaactccttttcctctttctttgtaTCGATATCTCTTCAaactctttttcctctttctttctgttgatatCTTTCCAAAACCCTTTTTCTTCTGATCAGTCTCTCCGagccccctttcctttttcttcctattgATTTCTCCAAAcctcattttcctttttctttctagcCATCTCTCTCCAAACCCTGTTTCCTCTTATGGATATTTCTCCaagccctctttctctttctatcgATGTCTCtccaccctcctttcctttttcttcctatcaATATCACCTGtgtcttccccctctctctccacctCTCCTTCATGTCTGACACCATTTAATtgccctgactcaatgctatgcaatgctgatatttgtagtttgttgaggcagcaGCATTATTTGGTAGAAAAGgcaaaagaacttgtaaaactacagctcccagaatcccatagcaatgaatcagggcagttaaagtggtgtcaaactgcattcattccagacCATAAGTGCACCCCAAGGAAGCTGGGAAGGATAAACAGGAAAGGGTTATCAATTTCAATGGGAGTTTTCTCCCCATTGTTTGGAagctttgttgtttctttaaaaGGGTTTCTAATCACACATAAACTataatgtgcaccttttttggccaaattacaaagagtacaTTTTTTTGCCtgacctgttccgacttacatacaaattcaacttaagaacaaacctatagaacctatcttacATGTAACTTGAGGGCTGCCTGTAGAGCAGCAGTGGAAAATATTCAGCCTTCCAGAtacttaactacaactcccaaaatttctTAACATTGGctcctgggaattgaagtccagcaATGCCTGGAGGGCTACACTTTTTCCATCCTGGTGTacaat
Encoded here:
- the CZIB gene encoding CXXC motif containing zinc binding protein; translated protein: MGKIGLQFKATLENITNLRPVGEDFRWYLKLKCGNCGEVSEKWQYLRLMDSHPLKGGRGSATMVQKCKLCSRENSIDILSHTMKPYNAEDNETFKTIVEFECRGLEPVDFQPQAGFAANGAESGTPFSDINLLEKDWNEYDEKIKESVGIYEVTHRFVKC